A region from the Candidatus Gracilibacteria bacterium genome encodes:
- a CDS encoding bL35 family ribosomal protein, whose amino-acid sequence MKQKIHRGVKKRFKLSGGKDPKVIGRKAAARHRLTSKNKRQKRQQQGAFLMSAPSAKTIRKMM is encoded by the coding sequence ATGAAGCAAAAAATTCATCGCGGAGTCAAGAAACGCTTTAAATTAAGTGGCGGGAAAGACCCAAAAGTCATTGGTCGCAAAGCCGCGGCTCGCCATCGCTTGACCAGTAAAAACAAACGCCAAAAACGCCAACAACAAGGGGCTTTCTTGATGTCTGCTCCCAGCGCAAAGACGATCCGCAAAATGATGTAA
- the ispG gene encoding flavodoxin-dependent (E)-4-hydroxy-3-methylbut-2-enyl-diphosphate synthase, with product MKIKSRNFISRRKTALATIGDVKIGANHPIAIQSMCSTKTEDTKATIQQILELEKEGCDLIRVAVPHQKAVDALPDILRKIHIPLIADIHYDPRLASLALEKGAHKIRINPGNMIAPQGKLSVLNAIGIKSLEELIRKAKKHKACIRIGVNSGSLEKDLLEKYGHPTPEALVASAKRWVRFFQDRNFKNLVLSIKSSHVPDMIRAYELAAKMGDVPFHLGVTEAGPTFEGCIKNAVGMGVLLRQGIGDTLRVSLTTHDKCEEVRAAKEILKSLNFYKKEPNIISCPTCGRTEINLLALVDSVKAMIRDEKIKGALNISVLGCTVNALGEAREADFAIAGGRKQGNIYYKGKLYKSGIPEKDLLKEFLTLIRSKTDSQFKV from the coding sequence ATGAAAATCAAATCTCGAAATTTTATTTCTCGCCGGAAAACCGCCCTCGCCACGATCGGGGATGTTAAAATAGGCGCCAATCATCCGATCGCGATTCAGTCGATGTGTTCCACGAAAACAGAAGACACAAAAGCCACGATTCAGCAAATTTTGGAGCTCGAAAAGGAAGGGTGTGACTTGATTCGTGTGGCCGTGCCTCACCAAAAAGCCGTTGATGCTCTTCCTGACATTTTACGAAAAATTCACATTCCTTTGATCGCAGACATCCATTACGACCCACGGCTTGCTTCCTTGGCACTCGAAAAAGGTGCGCACAAAATTCGAATCAATCCGGGGAATATGATCGCTCCACAAGGAAAGTTGTCTGTATTGAATGCAATCGGGATTAAATCGCTGGAAGAACTTATTCGAAAAGCGAAAAAACACAAAGCCTGCATTCGAATCGGCGTGAACAGCGGGTCCTTGGAAAAAGATTTATTGGAAAAATATGGCCACCCCACACCCGAAGCGTTGGTGGCATCGGCCAAACGGTGGGTTCGGTTTTTCCAAGATCGAAATTTTAAAAATCTCGTATTGTCGATCAAGAGCAGTCATGTACCGGACATGATTCGGGCCTATGAATTGGCGGCTAAAATGGGTGATGTTCCCTTTCACTTGGGGGTCACCGAAGCCGGCCCGACCTTTGAAGGATGTATTAAAAACGCAGTCGGTATGGGTGTGCTTTTACGTCAGGGCATTGGCGATACGTTACGCGTTTCTCTCACTACGCATGACAAATGCGAGGAAGTGCGGGCAGCCAAAGAAATTTTAAAATCCTTAAATTTTTATAAAAAAGAACCCAATATTATTTCTTGTCCCACGTGCGGTCGAACCGAAATCAACCTTTTGGCTTTAGTGGATTCCGTTAAAGCCATGATTCGTGATGAAAAAATCAAAGGAGCTCTCAATATTTCAGTCCTGGGATGTACCGTAAATGCTTTGGGGGAAGCGCGGGAAGCGGATTTCGCCATTGCCGGAGGCCGAAAACAGGGCAATATTTATTACAAAGGCAAGCTTTATAAAAGCGGTATTCCGGAAAAAGACCTTCTTAAAGAATTTTTGACGCTGATCCGTTCCAAAACGGATTCTCAATTTAAAGTCTAA
- a CDS encoding 1-deoxy-D-xylulose-5-phosphate reductoisomerase: protein MPRRILILGSTGSIGTQALEVIRKEKDAFEVVGLSANKNAALLKKQAQQFQTDNVLLTQDEPRRLSDFVRKIKADLVLIAVSGQAGIFPLRSAIEQGRTIALANKEALVMEGEKLMKLARKTGAQIIPVDSEHAAIFQCLQNVKKEDVAKIILTCSGGPFWRKSKQELKKVTTQQALKHPVWKMGNKISIDSATLMNKGFEIIEAHHLFGFDYDQIEILIHPQGLVHGMVQLKDGNLLMHASCPDMKIPIHFALHYPDRSPMDFKAFKFSENILKNQKLEFFPADQTVLEGIRLAKKAVQLRGDAPARLVTANEKAVQEFLNGEIGFLGIYEEIKKALFIFEQ from the coding sequence TTGCCTCGTCGCATTCTCATCCTCGGCTCCACCGGCTCCATCGGCACGCAAGCGCTCGAGGTGATTCGTAAAGAAAAAGACGCGTTCGAAGTAGTGGGATTGAGCGCAAATAAAAACGCCGCGTTATTAAAAAAACAAGCTCAACAATTTCAAACGGATAATGTTTTACTCACACAAGATGAACCCCGGCGCTTGTCGGATTTTGTGCGAAAAATAAAGGCGGATTTAGTGTTGATTGCCGTGTCCGGACAAGCCGGAATTTTCCCTTTACGTAGCGCGATCGAGCAGGGTCGAACCATTGCCTTGGCGAATAAAGAAGCCCTTGTGATGGAAGGTGAAAAATTAATGAAACTCGCCCGAAAAACCGGAGCCCAAATCATCCCAGTAGATTCCGAGCATGCGGCTATTTTTCAATGTTTGCAAAACGTGAAAAAAGAGGACGTGGCCAAAATTATTCTCACATGCTCGGGCGGTCCCTTTTGGCGAAAATCCAAGCAAGAATTAAAAAAAGTCACTACTCAACAAGCGCTAAAGCATCCGGTGTGGAAAATGGGGAATAAAATCAGCATCGATTCCGCAACCCTCATGAATAAAGGATTTGAAATCATCGAAGCGCATCATTTATTCGGATTCGATTATGATCAAATTGAGATTTTGATCCATCCGCAAGGACTAGTGCACGGAATGGTGCAGTTAAAAGACGGCAATTTATTGATGCATGCGTCGTGCCCGGACATGAAAATTCCGATTCATTTTGCCCTGCATTATCCGGATCGCAGTCCCATGGATTTTAAAGCGTTTAAATTTTCGGAGAATATATTAAAAAATCAAAAACTTGAGTTTTTCCCGGCGGATCAAACCGTATTGGAGGGAATAAGGTTGGCAAAAAAAGCAGTACAACTCAGGGGCGATGCTCCAGCTCGTTTGGTGACGGCCAACGAAAAAGCCGTTCAGGAATTTTTAAATGGGGAAATTGGGTTTTTAGGGATTTATGAAGAAATTAAAAAGGCACTTTTTATTTTTGAGCAATAA
- the rplT gene encoding 50S ribosomal protein L20 — MTRVKRGVTQTRRHKKFLKLAKGSRLGRSKLYAEARRCVMKGGTYAYTHRRQNRRFYRGLWITRINSALKEYGMNYSRFINALFMKQVDLDRKILAYLAAEKPATFAEVVKAVK, encoded by the coding sequence ATGACTCGCGTAAAACGTGGCGTAACTCAAACTCGAAGACACAAAAAATTTCTTAAACTGGCCAAAGGATCCCGTTTGGGACGCAGTAAGTTGTACGCGGAAGCCCGCCGTTGCGTCATGAAAGGCGGAACGTATGCGTACACCCATCGCCGTCAAAACCGCCGCTTTTATCGTGGACTTTGGATCACCCGCATCAATTCCGCCCTCAAGGAATATGGTATGAACTACAGCCGTTTTATCAATGCGCTTTTTATGAAACAAGTGGATTTGGATCGCAAAATCTTAGCGTATCTTGCGGCTGAAAAACCTGCAACATTTGCGGAAGTGGTGAAGGCGGTCAAATAA
- the infC gene encoding translation initiation factor IF-3, producing the protein MKIFSSSPIQKFSNPFEVFSPGLQKHLFPTIPRRIGRFALALVSLTSFCITKKNRVNEGIRVPTVRLIGANDEQIGIRGIEEARRMALEAGLDLVEVAPNVNPPVCKIMDFGKFVYKLNKLAQKQRARQKKHEIKGIRLSVRTDKHDLETKIKKAREFLGDGHSLKVTLIFKGREIAHSDFALEKMITMRDALVDVAKVDQEPKKQGYNLFMVLSPINH; encoded by the coding sequence ATGAAAATTTTCTCCTCCTCCCCTATTCAAAAGTTCTCAAATCCCTTTGAGGTATTTTCTCCTTGACTTCAGAAGCATCTTTTCCCTACAATTCCCAGGCGAATCGGGCGTTTTGCCCTTGCTCTTGTTTCTTTAACGTCTTTTTGTATCACCAAAAAAAATCGAGTCAATGAGGGAATTCGGGTTCCCACCGTACGCCTCATTGGAGCCAATGATGAACAGATCGGAATTCGTGGCATTGAAGAAGCCCGCCGTATGGCGCTTGAAGCGGGACTGGATCTCGTTGAAGTTGCCCCTAATGTCAATCCTCCCGTCTGTAAAATCATGGATTTCGGAAAATTTGTCTACAAATTGAACAAATTGGCGCAAAAACAACGCGCGAGACAAAAAAAACATGAGATCAAAGGAATTCGATTGAGCGTTCGCACCGACAAGCACGACCTTGAAACCAAGATCAAAAAAGCTCGTGAATTTCTCGGGGATGGTCACAGCCTTAAGGTCACTTTGATTTTTAAGGGCCGTGAAATCGCTCATTCCGACTTTGCCCTTGAAAAAATGATCACCATGCGCGACGCGTTGGTGGATGTGGCCAAAGTGGATCAAGAGCCCAAGAAACAAGGTTACAATCTTTTTATGGTTTTATCTCCTATTAATCACTAA